In Sphaeramia orbicularis chromosome 12, fSphaOr1.1, whole genome shotgun sequence, the following proteins share a genomic window:
- the trim24 gene encoding transcription intermediary factor 1-alpha isoform X3 yields MDESVGNVDNDDIVIIVENEAESLPAEEERLKQQGTFGLMDTCPICKLSFHNREPKLLPCLHSFCKRCLPTPFRNADPRRDLQGPADSKPLVGAIRCPVCRQECWEMDVLDNFFVKDSAEVPSSTVEKTSQVCMSCDDNTEATGYCVECVEFLCVTCIEAHQRVKFTRDHTIRQKEEMSPEALGISTQKPVFCDIHKQEPLKLFCETCDRLTCRDCQLLKHKDHNYQFLEDAYRNHRLYLENMTQQLQEKRKAIEEVSNFITSGLQQVDENRKAVTNEIKKSICNLIMEINRKGKILVNQLEALTKDHELGLKKQQDDVNSLSRHLDHVISFTKWATASQSGTALLYCKRLILFQIHYLMRASCSPSIVPQSSVRFQCRSGFWATNVDLGSLVVERSPGRPPLTNQQTGPRAEAPTAGLSLSAQQRQSTLAQLQMQQPHRQPPPNHWSWYQNVRLPGPPGPPPPTRPIHGGSSPSQGPPSIGQPGRRYGTSQPTPRSPTSSVFHNPGFPPAQGMSRYPQPLSTGIATQTSLHQRGLTDSSFLKRSEAAGPVPSITISVPKPNFSSSLTSATTDKTSMPNHMTVQGRQNSPMTKPSSTDRSTGMTPWKQTSDPPSAPSAKRRRRLSPGPVIVIKDEPEDEDEVRFVQSSIGSSLPDSSTGAQSKPRQQQKVCPPDPDPVPVPKPVSIPGKEQRPQPTAQPESEKRAEPEEDPNEDWCAVCQNGGELLCCDKCPKVFHLSCHIPTLNESPSGEWFCSFCRDLVSPEMEYDCDRKNDPGTEKFPSVDRRRCERLLLRMFCNDFSTDFQQPASPSETKRYKELITTPMDLSIVKRKLESKSKEGECYDCPEDFVSDVRLIFSNCAKYYKPTSEVGSAGLYLEDYFEEQLKLVYPDRIFPGGREEGMIPPLEDEIDEEEGEMMEQSTTQEAEHKAASPAEEGIPPVEEDMAVVEEGQATAQEEKTEKEEANPTSEKEPEEEVGETAGEGASAEEVKQEEKTPVAEGKVSPGANNVETKDDAVLNSHHEENPQLSTEKCTDPPETKEESAPANSAKEENE; encoded by the exons ATGGATGAAAGTGTTGGAAATGTTGATAACGACGATATTGTTATCATCGTGGAAAACGAGGCCGAAAGTTTACCAgcggaggaggagaggctgaaaCAGCAAGGCACCTTCGGGCTCATGGATACTTGTCCAATTTGCAAGTTGAGTTTCCACAACAGGGAGCCCAAACTCTTACCATGTCTTCACTCTTTCTGCAAGAGGTGTCTGCCTACCCCCTTTAGGAACGCCGACCCTAGGCGTGACTTACAAGGACCAGCCGACAGCAAACCAT tagtGGGTGCCATTCGATGCCCAGTGTGCAGACAGGAGTGCTGGGAAATGGACGTGTTGGATAATTTCTTTGTCAAGGACTCCGCTGAAGTGCCAAGCAGCACTGTGGAGAAAACCAGTCAG GTTTGTATGAGCTGTGATGACAACACAGAGGCAACAGGTTACTGTGTGGAGTGTGTGGAGTTTCTGTGCGTGACATGTATTGAagcccaccaaagggttaaaTTCACCAGGGATCACACCATACGTCAGAAAGAGGAAATGTCACCAG AAGCACTAGGAATATCCACACAGAAGCCTGTCTTTTGTGACATCCACAAACAGGAGCCACTCAAATTGTTTTGTGAGACATGTGACCGACTCACCTGTCGTGACTGTCAGCTGCTTAAGCACAAGGATCACAA CTACCAGTTTTTAGAAGATGCATACAGGAACCACAGGCTGTATCTGGAGAATATGACACAACAGTTACAAGAGAAAAGAAAGGCCATTGAGGAAGTGTCTAATTTCATTACATCTGG GCTACAGCAAGTTGACGAAAACCGTAAGGCTGTAACGAATGAAATAAAGAAATCCATTTGTAACCTCATTATGGAAATCAACAGGAAGGGAAAGATCCTGGTTAATCAGCTTGAG GCTCTGACTAAGGACCACGAGTTGGGTTTGAAGAAGCAACAGGACGATGTCAACTCTCTGAGCAGGCACCTAGACCACGTGATCAGCTTCACAAAATGGGCCACAGCCAGTCAAAGTGGAACGGCCCTCCTTTACTGCAAACGACTG ATCCTCTTCCAGATCCATTACCTGATGAGGGCAAGCTGTAGCCCCTCTATCGTTCCGCAGAGTTCAGTTCGTTTCCAGTGCCGCTCTGGCTTCTGGGCCACAAATGTAGACCTTG GTTCTCTAGTAGTAGAAAGGAGTCCAGGTCGACCTCCactcacaaaccaacagactggtCCTAGAGCTGAGGCACCTACTGCAGGCCTGTCACTCTCCGCTCAACAGCGACAGAGCACCCTGGCTCAGCTTCAGATGCAG CAGCCCCACAGGCAGCCTCCTCCAAACCACTGGTCCTGGTATCAGAATGTCAGACTTCCGGGACCCCCGGGTCCTCCACCTCCCACTAGACCAATCCATGGAGGGTCCTCGCCATCCCAGGGTCCTCCCAGCATAGGGCAGCCTGGACGCAGGTATGGGACCTCCCAGCCCACCCCAAGGAGCCCCACCTCCTCCGTGTTTCACAACCCAGGGTTTCCACCTGCTCAG GGTATGTCCCGCTATCCACAGCCTCTGTCCACTGGAATCGCTACACAGACATCTCTACATCAG CGGGGCTTAACAGACTCATCTTTTCTAAAGAGAAGTGAAGCTGCTGGACCCGTCCCCTCCATTACCATCTCTGTTCCCAAACCCAACTTTTCTTCAAGTTTGACTTCAGCAACCACAGACAAAACAAGCATGCCCAATCATATGACAG tTCAAGGACGGCAGAATTCCCCAATGACCAAACCATCCTCTACGGATAGAAGCACAGG GATGACACCCTGGAAGCAGACTTCTGATCCACCATCTGCCCCCTCAGCCAAGCGACGAAGAAGGTTGTCCCCCGGGCCTGTTATCGTCATCAAGGATGAACCAGAGGACGAGGATGAAGTTCGTTTT GTGCAGTCCAGCATCGGGTCCAGCCTGCCCGACAGCAGCACCGGGGCTCAGTCCAAGCCACGGCAGCAGCAGAAGGTGTGTCCACCAGACCCTGACCCTGTCCCTGTCCCAAAACCAGTTTCCATCCCTGGAAAAGAGCAGCGTCCTCAGCCTACAGCACAGCCAGAGTCTGAGAAGAGAGCAGAGCCAGAAGAGGATCCAAATGAGGACTGGTGTGCCGTCTGCCAGAATGGTGGAGAGCTGCTCTGTTGTGACAAGTGTCCCAAAGTTTTTCATCTGTCCTGCCACATCCCTACTCTGAATGAGTCCCCAAG TGGCGAGTGGTTCTGTTCATTTTGCCGAGACCTTGTTTCTCCTGAGATGGAGTATGACTGTGACAGGAAGAATGACCCTGGCACTGAAAAGTTCCCCTCTGTTGATAGAAGG AGGTGTGAGAGGCTTCTACTGCGTATGTTCTGCAATGACTTCAGTACTGACTTTCAGCAGCCTGCTTCTCCATCA GAGACAAAAAGGTACAAAGAGTTAATCACGACCCCGATGGATTTGTCAATTGTCAAGAGAAAGCTGGAATCTAAGTCAAAGGAGGGTGAATGTTATGACTGTCCTGAGGATTTTGTCTCTGATGTCAGGCTCATATTTTCCAACTGTGCAAAGTACTACAAG CCAACTTCAGAGGTGGGGAGTGCAGGCTTATACTTGGAGGACTACTTTGAAGAACAGCTGAAGCTGGTCTATCCAGATAGGATCTTTCCAGGAGGAAGGGAAGAAGGGATGATTCCACCTTTAGaggatgagatagatgaagagGAGGGAGAGATGATGGAGCAAAGTACGACTCAAGAAGCAGAGCATAAAGCAGCAAGTCCTGCAGAAGAAGGAATCCCTCCTGTAGAAGAGGACATGGCTGTTGTGGAAGAAGGGCAAGCTACAGCAcaggaagaaaaaacagaaaaggaggAGGCGAATCCTACAAGTGAAAAGGAACCAGAAGAAGAGGTGGGAGAAACAGCTGGAGAGGGGGCTTCTGCAGAGGAGGTAAAGCAAGAAGAGAAAACTCCTGTTGCAGAAGGGAAAGTCTCCCCGGGGGCTAACAACGTTGAAACAAAAGACGATGCAGTGTTGAACTCCCACCATGAGGAAAACCCTCAGCTCTCTACAGAGAAGTGTACAGATCCGCCTGAAACCAAGGAGGAATCAGCTCCTGCAAACTCAGCCAAAGAGGAGAATGAATAG